A stretch of DNA from Natrinema halophilum:
GGCTGGAGCGGTCGTCGGCGGCTCCGACTTCGCAGCCGAAAAATCCGGGGCCGGCGTCTCGCTCGCGACGGGCTATTTCGCTGGTCAACGCGCCGGCGGGGAGGGCGGAGAATGACCGCAGAACCGACCCGCTCGAGCATCGGCGTCGAGCGACGAGCAAGCGAACCGGACAGCAGTGTCGAACAACGAGCAAGCGAACCGGACAGCAGTGTCGAGCGACGAGCAAGCGAACCGACCGACGACCGATTGACTCAGGTGATTCGATGAGCGACGCACACGGACCGACCGACGACGCGACGACCGACGAGTTCGAACCGATCCAGGTCTTCCCGGAGGCCGAGGAGATGGACCTCCGACCGGGTGCAGACAACTGCTACAAGTGCTCGACCTGCGATACGAACTGCCCCGTCGCGGAAGTCGACGACGAGTTCCCGGGCCCGAAGTTTCAGGGTCCAGAGCAGTGGCGACTCAAACGGCAGGACGACCACGACGTCGACGAGTCGGTGATGAAGTGTTCGAACTGCATGCGCTGCGATAGCGCCTGTCCGTCCGACGTCCCCCTTTCGCAGATGCACAACACCGCTCGAGGGGAGTACGTCGACGAACAGATGGACACGTTCTCCAGGGAATACGTTCGAAACCGGATTCTGGCGAACTACCGGCGACTCGCCCCGCTCGGGTCGATGTTCCCGCGGACGACGAACTTCGTGATGGGGCTTTCTGTGACGCAGTGGCTGGGCGAGAAACTCCTCGGAATCACGAGCGAGCGAGAGTTTCCGTCCTTCGCGACCGAGACCTTCCGAGAGTGGTGGGAAAGGCGAGGCGGCCACGCCGCCTCGAAAAAACGAGCGCAGGAGGCCCGAGAAAGGCGAGGCGGCGCCGTCTCGAAAACGCGAGCGGGGGAGGTACCCGGGGCTCGAGGTGACGAACAGGCACGAAACGAGGAGAAGCGTATCGCCTACTTCCACGGCTGCTATTCGAACTACAACACCCCCGAGGTGGCGAAGTCGCTGGTCCGCGTCTACGAACACTTCGGCTACGAGATCGTGGTGCCCGACCAGCACTGTTCGGGAACGCCGATGTTCGCCAACGGGATGCTCGCTGACGCCCGGCGATCGGCCGAGACGAACGTCCGCGAACTCGCCGCGGCCATCGAAGACGGCGCAGACATCGTCGCCTCCTGCAGTTCGTGTTCGATGTCGCTTCGCCAGGAGTACCCCGAACTGTTCGACCTCGCCGGAATCGAGGACGTGGCCGCGAACACCTGGGATGCCGTCGAATACCTCCGAGTTCACGAGGACCTGGAGAGCGAACTCGAGGGAACGACCGTCGACGAAGACCTGTCGTTCGCCTACCACGCACCCTGTCACGCCAGGAATCAGGGCCTCGACGGCCAGACTGTCGAACTACTCGACCGCATCGACGGCGTCGACGCCCACGACGTCGGCGATTCCTGTTCGGGTATTTCCGGCACCTACGGGTGGAAAGCCGAGAATTACGAAACCTCCATGAAAATCGGGTCGGAAATGTTCGAGCACATGGCCGACGCGAACGCTGACACCGGACTCACGGAGTGTCCGACCTGCTCGATGCAGATGGAACACGGAACGGGCTACGACATTACTCATACCCTCGAGGTCCTCGACGCGGCGCTCGTCGGGAGCGCAACGGAGGGTCCCGGTCGGGAATGAACCTTCAGGAACGCATCGATCGGCGGCGGTCAACTCGACACGAGAGACGCGTCGTCACCGATCGCGACTACCTGAGTCCGGTCGTCCACCGGTCGGAACCTATCGGGCGCGGTTCCATCCTCGAGCAACTACTCGATGCGCTCGAACCGGTCTTCGACGGCGAATTACCGCCGCCGGTCGCAGTGGTCGGTCCGGCGGGGTCGGGAACGTCCGCGATCGTGGTCGCGCTGTTCGACGCGTTGAACGATCAGTTCGGCGGATCGAGACGGGCCATCCGCACGACGACGCGAGCCGGGAGGACCGAGCCGGTGACGTGGTTCGTCGTCGTCGACGGCAGACACGTCGAGAGCTCGTTCGCCTTCTATCGGGCCGTTCTCGACGGTATCTCGAGCGACAGAATCCCGGATAGCGGTGTCGGCACGGACGAACTGCGTGAGCGCCTGTGCGACAGGCTCGCCCGACCGGACCGACGTGCGATCGTCGCGATAGACCACCACGACGAACCCGAGACGCTCGATGCCCAGCGCGCCCGGGATCTGCTGGCACCAGTCGCGGATAGCGTCGCCACCGTCGCCGTCGGGCAGCGTGAACCGGACGATTACCGAGGCACAACCGTTTCCGTTCCGGCCTACCGAGACCACGAACTCGTAGACGTGATCACCGATCGCGCTTCGAACGGACTCGCGGCGGGCGCGATCGATCACGAGGCCATCCGCGAACTCGCCACCTGGGCGAACGGAAATGCCCACGACGCGCTCGCATCGCTGTTCGGGGCCGCAATCCTCGCGTCCGAGGACGATGCGGATCGGATCGAGCCCCACCACCTCGAATCGGCTCGCGCCGACGTTCCCGAAGACAGCGTTCACGTCGGTCGGCCGCTCGCGCTCTCCGAGACTCGCCAGGGGGTGTTGCTCGCACTCGGCAGAATCGATGCCACCGGAAGCCCAATCCGCGAGATAGCGGCCGCCATCGCCGATCGGTCCTCACTGACCGCGGGCACGGTCAAACGCTTCCTGTACGAACTCGCGGACGAAGGCAGTATCGAACGAATCCCGCTCTCATCCGACGACACCAGCAGCGGTCGACAGCCGAGTACGGTCGAGTTGCGGTTTCCGTCGATCGCGTTCAGGTCCCTCGCCACGACGACACTCCCCGACGGCGATGGCGTGACCTAACCGTTTGATACAATCCTTTTTGACCGTGGGGCCGAATAGTTGCGCCATCAACGGGTGAGATATGACGATCGCGTTCACTGAAACGGCGAACCCGAATGGGATCGAGGTGTATGATTCGATCGAGCAACGACGCGTCCAGATCGGAACGACAGGGACAGTATCGTTCGATTCCATCGATCCGGAACAGTTCTGCTTTCCGGTCGATCGGACGTGCCGTGTCGAAACCGACTCCCTCGCGTTCAGTCAGTTGTACTCAGTTACCGTCCACGACGAAACCGGGCGAACGGAGGCGAACTTCGACGCAGGCGAAACGACCACGCTCGAGGATCGAACCCAGTTCGTCGGTCTAAGCGGTCCGATCAAACTCTACTGTCGCATCGATGCACCGGGGACGATCGACATCGGACTGACGTCGATCCAGATCAGCACCGACCACGAGACCACGATCGAATGTGGCGCGCGGTCGCCACACGATCAGCCG
This window harbors:
- a CDS encoding anaerobic glycerol-3-phosphate dehydrogenase subunit C; the encoded protein is MSDAHGPTDDATTDEFEPIQVFPEAEEMDLRPGADNCYKCSTCDTNCPVAEVDDEFPGPKFQGPEQWRLKRQDDHDVDESVMKCSNCMRCDSACPSDVPLSQMHNTARGEYVDEQMDTFSREYVRNRILANYRRLAPLGSMFPRTTNFVMGLSVTQWLGEKLLGITSEREFPSFATETFREWWERRGGHAASKKRAQEARERRGGAVSKTRAGEVPGARGDEQARNEEKRIAYFHGCYSNYNTPEVAKSLVRVYEHFGYEIVVPDQHCSGTPMFANGMLADARRSAETNVRELAAAIEDGADIVASCSSCSMSLRQEYPELFDLAGIEDVAANTWDAVEYLRVHEDLESELEGTTVDEDLSFAYHAPCHARNQGLDGQTVELLDRIDGVDAHDVGDSCSGISGTYGWKAENYETSMKIGSEMFEHMADANADTGLTECPTCSMQMEHGTGYDITHTLEVLDAALVGSATEGPGRE
- a CDS encoding Cdc6/Cdc18 family protein, with amino-acid sequence MNLQERIDRRRSTRHERRVVTDRDYLSPVVHRSEPIGRGSILEQLLDALEPVFDGELPPPVAVVGPAGSGTSAIVVALFDALNDQFGGSRRAIRTTTRAGRTEPVTWFVVVDGRHVESSFAFYRAVLDGISSDRIPDSGVGTDELRERLCDRLARPDRRAIVAIDHHDEPETLDAQRARDLLAPVADSVATVAVGQREPDDYRGTTVSVPAYRDHELVDVITDRASNGLAAGAIDHEAIRELATWANGNAHDALASLFGAAILASEDDADRIEPHHLESARADVPEDSVHVGRPLALSETRQGVLLALGRIDATGSPIREIAAAIADRSSLTAGTVKRFLYELADEGSIERIPLSSDDTSSGRQPSTVELRFPSIAFRSLATTTLPDGDGVT